The genomic region AGATGATGCTGATGATCAAAACCGCGCCCAGCCAGGCGAGTTGGGGCACAAAGATGGCGGCGCTGCTGAACCAGAGGGCAAGCAGGATCAAAGACAGCGGATGGAGCCTGTTCATTTCAGCTCCCGCAGTTTTCCCAGTTCCAGGAGCAGCACCCGGTCGAAAAGGTCTTGCGGCAAAACCGGATCGTGGCTGACGATCAACATGCTGCTTTCCGTTTCCGCCTTATCCGCGCAAAGCTGGGCAAAACGCTCCTTGCGCGAGGCGTCCAAGCCTGCGGTTGGTTCGTCCAGAAGCCAGAATTTGTCTTTGAGCAAGGGCAGCCAGAGCAAACTAAAAGCACGTAACTCACCACCCGAGAGGCTGGTATAGACGGAATCCAGCTTTTGCAGCAGGGGATCGTCCAATTCCCGGACAGCCTGCTCTGAAAAGCGTTCCGGGAAAGCCAGTTGCCAGGTGGCCAGATCATGGCCGGGGGTCAGGCCAAATAGGTTTGCCGGCGCGCTTTGCCGGCAGAAAACAAGGTCGCGCCAGGCCGCCGGGCTTAGCTCGCTGGGTTTTTTTCCCTTCAGTTCAAGGCTGCCGGTCACCGGCTCCAGAATCCCCATCAGTAAAGAGAGCAGGGTGCTTTTACCGCAGCCGTTGGCGCCGCGCAGGAGAATGCGGTCCCGGGTTCGGAGCGAAAAGGACAGACCCTCAAACAGCGCGGCCTGGCCTGGATAGGCAAAGCCCAGGTCCCGCGCCTGCCAAAGGATATCCGTCATTGGCCCAGCACCAAAGTTTTCGTGGCCAGAGAACTCAGTTCGGGATCGTGTTCGGCCATGATGACGATCCTGCCCTGGCCGAGGACCTGTTCCAGCCAGGCCTTCACTCTTGCCAGGGCATCATAATCCAAGCCTGACGAGGGTTCGTCCAGCAGGACCAGCGGAGTCTCCATCGCCGCGCAGACAGCCAGGATGAGGATCTTTTTCTGCCCCCGGGAAAGTTTGCCGGGCTCGGTCTGCCAGAAACCGCCCAAGCCAAAATGCTCCGCCCAGAGATCGATCCTGCGGTGGATATCAGCTCCGGGCAGGCCGGCGTTTTCCAGCGCGAATGACAGCTCTTTGGCCAGCCTGGGAAAGAAGATCTGGTTGTCCGGATCGCTCATCTGGTAGGCCAGATGGCGGAATCTTTCGTTGAGTGGAACGGGCTGCAAATCGATGCCGTTCAGGGATATCGAGCCGGCCAGCCCGGCTTTGACGCGCTGGGGTATGATGCCGCTGATCGCGTTGAGCAGCGAGGTTTTGCCGCTGCCATTGGGCCCTCGCAGGAACAGCAATTCCCCCGCCTGGAGACTGATGTTGATACCCTCCAACAGGTTGCGCTCCTGGTTGGGGTACTTCAGATCAAGGCCGGAGACGAGAAACATGCGGGCGCGGAAACCAGTGCAAACCGCTCTGACGGCTGGTCAGGGGATCAAAATGAACGACTCGACGTCCGCAAGCTGCTCGGGATCGGCCAGCAGGTCATTGAGCCTGACCCTCCCCTCAGCGTTGTTTTTTTTGACGACGAAATGCACTTCCGGGCTGAGTTTCCAGTCCATGATCCGGTTCAGGGCGATGAGGGCGTCGAGGTTGTCCCTGTGGATCAGGGCGAAGTCGTTGATCTGGATGTAGATGATGTCCTTGAGCCACATCCCGCCTGGGATGCGCGGGCTTTTCAGATTGAATCCCTCGTCCCGCACCTCCAGGATGGCGCCTTCCAGGTGTTGGGGATATTCGAGGGAAAGTTTCATCCCGTCCCGGCTGTAGAGAACAACCCTGAATTCCTCTACCCGCGAGGATTTGGGCAGCAGGTCGGCAAAATGGTAGCCCTGCGCGTTGG from Candidatus Syntrophosphaera sp. harbors:
- a CDS encoding ATP-binding cassette domain-containing protein; amino-acid sequence: MTDILWQARDLGFAYPGQAALFEGLSFSLRTRDRILLRGANGCGKSTLLSLLMGILEPVTGSLELKGKKPSELSPAAWRDLVFCRQSAPANLFGLTPGHDLATWQLAFPERFSEQAVRELDDPLLQKLDSVYTSLSGGELRAFSLLWLPLLKDKFWLLDEPTAGLDASRKERFAQLCADKAETESSMLIVSHDPVLPQDLFDRVLLLELGKLRELK
- a CDS encoding energy-coupling factor ABC transporter ATP-binding protein, which translates into the protein MFLVSGLDLKYPNQERNLLEGINISLQAGELLFLRGPNGSGKTSLLNAISGIIPQRVKAGLAGSISLNGIDLQPVPLNERFRHLAYQMSDPDNQIFFPRLAKELSFALENAGLPGADIHRRIDLWAEHFGLGGFWQTEPGKLSRGQKKILILAVCAAMETPLVLLDEPSSGLDYDALARVKAWLEQVLGQGRIVIMAEHDPELSSLATKTLVLGQ